A window of the Janthinobacterium agaricidamnosum NBRC 102515 = DSM 9628 genome harbors these coding sequences:
- a CDS encoding flagellar hook-length control protein FliK, which yields MDAIGMQPLTPLKGARAADTVGDTRQVDFQRALQGLTGKLMQGQVMARLGDGSFIVRVAGTPARMLLPSGAQVGSEVPLTLVAVNPRPTFQVGTRDPGSSVTLTYAEAQNDNEAAPADAKSGQTAQAGTAQTGARATSLAATLLGKAPLTPSGQLAGFDNDAPAPELSKAGRAITSVLTQAQSVPGAPLAIIGKAPLVVPPVNTTQLAQTLHDTVERSGLFYESHVAEWAEGKRSLQSLMAEPQMQKALQGEMAKAMQGTDLASAQLINLQLLTHEQGRVVWHGEAWPGQRMEWEIDQDGQHGGQQEASDDGEQAAWRSGVRFRFPMLGEVSASVTLVGGRVHIQMQTATPDSAATLRQHAAALEKSLDAAGAPLSSLTISGQAAATEAGDVEPGQ from the coding sequence ATGGACGCGATCGGCATGCAGCCGCTGACCCCGCTCAAGGGCGCGCGTGCGGCCGACACGGTCGGCGACACGCGCCAGGTCGACTTCCAGCGCGCGCTGCAAGGGCTGACCGGCAAGCTGATGCAGGGCCAGGTGATGGCCCGCCTCGGCGACGGCAGTTTTATCGTGCGGGTGGCGGGCACGCCGGCGCGCATGCTGTTGCCATCCGGCGCGCAAGTCGGTTCGGAAGTGCCGCTGACGCTGGTGGCCGTCAATCCGCGCCCCACCTTTCAAGTCGGCACCCGCGATCCCGGCAGCAGCGTCACGCTGACCTATGCCGAGGCGCAAAATGACAACGAGGCGGCCCCCGCCGATGCCAAGTCGGGCCAGACGGCCCAGGCCGGCACGGCGCAAACCGGCGCACGGGCCACCAGTCTGGCCGCCACGCTGCTCGGCAAAGCCCCGCTGACGCCATCCGGCCAACTGGCCGGCTTCGACAACGACGCGCCGGCGCCGGAATTGAGCAAGGCCGGCCGCGCCATCACCAGCGTGCTGACCCAGGCCCAAAGCGTGCCCGGCGCGCCGCTGGCGATCATCGGCAAGGCGCCGCTGGTAGTGCCGCCGGTCAATACCACACAACTGGCGCAAACCCTGCACGACACGGTCGAGCGCAGCGGCCTGTTTTACGAATCCCACGTCGCCGAATGGGCCGAAGGCAAACGCAGCCTGCAAAGCCTGATGGCCGAGCCGCAAATGCAAAAAGCATTGCAGGGCGAAATGGCCAAGGCGATGCAAGGCACCGACCTCGCCTCGGCCCAACTGATCAACCTGCAATTGCTGACCCATGAACAGGGCCGCGTGGTGTGGCACGGCGAGGCGTGGCCGGGCCAGCGCATGGAATGGGAAATCGACCAGGATGGCCAGCATGGCGGCCAGCAAGAGGCGTCCGATGACGGCGAGCAAGCGGCCTGGCGCAGCGGCGTGCGCTTCCGCTTCCCGATGCTGGGCGAAGTGTCGGCCTCGGTGACGCTGGTCGGCGGCCGGGTCCACATCCAGATGCAGACCGCTACGCCGGACAGCGCGGCCACGCTGCGCCAGCACGCCGCGGCGCTGGAAAAGTCGCTCGACGCGGCCGGTGCGCCGCTGTCGTCGCTGACCATCAGCGGCCAGGCCGCCGCGACGGAGGCCGGCGATGTCGAACCAGGGCAATAA
- a CDS encoding flagellar protein FliT, translating into MMTSQEVLSQYEAMVEITEQMVQAAVQSDWELLETLEKRVAGHARALRENEAPAQLEAALRLKKVQIIKKLLDDDRKIRDLTLPWMAHLSKLINSTGTERRLVNAYGAA; encoded by the coding sequence ATGATGACCAGTCAAGAAGTGCTGTCGCAATACGAAGCGATGGTCGAAATCACCGAACAAATGGTGCAGGCCGCCGTCCAGTCCGACTGGGAATTGCTGGAGACGCTGGAAAAACGCGTCGCCGGACACGCCCGCGCCTTGCGCGAAAACGAAGCGCCGGCGCAGCTGGAAGCGGCGTTGCGCCTGAAGAAAGTACAGATCATCAAGAAATTGCTCGACGATGACCGCAAAATCCGCGACCTGACCCTGCCGTGGATGGCCCATTTGTCGAAATTGATCAACAGCACCGGCACCGAAAGGCGGCTCGTCAACGCTTACGGCGCCGCCTGA
- the fliS gene encoding flagellar export chaperone FliS, protein MFGTRQNGVSAYEKVGMETGVVAASPHKLIVMLYDGALTALNMALMHMRAGNIAEKGKAISKALLIIDSGLRASLDKKVGGDIAEGLDSLYEYMSDRLLMANLKNQPEIIEEVQRLLIDLRDTWNAIGATPAAQSGSRPTSLTSAYP, encoded by the coding sequence ATGTTCGGTACCAGGCAAAACGGCGTCAGCGCCTATGAAAAAGTGGGCATGGAAACCGGCGTCGTCGCGGCCAGCCCGCACAAATTGATCGTCATGCTGTATGACGGCGCCCTGACGGCGCTGAATATGGCATTGATGCACATGCGCGCCGGCAATATCGCAGAAAAAGGCAAGGCGATTTCCAAAGCCCTGTTGATCATCGACAGCGGCTTGCGCGCCTCGCTCGACAAAAAAGTCGGCGGCGACATCGCCGAAGGTCTCGACTCGCTGTATGAATACATGAGCGACCGCCTGTTGATGGCCAACTTGAAAAACCAGCCGGAAATCATCGAAGAAGTACAGCGCCTGTTGATCGACTTGCGCGACACCTGGAATGCCATCGGCGCCACGCCAGCGGCCCAGTCCGGCTCCCGTCCAACCAGCTTAACGAGCGCCTATCCATGA
- the fliD gene encoding flagellar filament capping protein FliD: protein MGISSPGIGSNLPVNDLISKLMAVESAPLTSMDKKSANISNKISAYGKLSGAISTFQSSLTSLSSLSSFQSLTSTSSDTSVMVGSATGKAKAGTYRVNISQVAQSQSLASTGHKNSTSAIGLGATTTVSFQLGNTTGGSFGLNGTALGAGMRTGGVTPGALSINNTVIPTDSSIKSAKLLADAINSKSATTGVSAKAAPTTTSATLFGSGGASNFGKIDTSGGGTYSLMVGGVRIAGQAAGVGSADAGSLSAAGIDAALASDSVQNALAEANLSFTGSAANGTLQFTNKDGSNVAVSESVTGAVSGGIDHAVGAANTGSTTTAMSSISLVSNDGRQISVGGTDPGAVGLTKGNGGAYQGATFTQDGKQLSGSVTIDGTNNSLQGIADAINKGNFGVTASIVSDGSENPSHLVLTSTSTGASSSMKISLSGKNGQPPDAALVSLLSYDPSGVQNLSQKTAAQNTLADVNGIAVSSTTTTVAGAIEGVSLTVGSTGSASLVVAKDTTAVTTSITAFVKAFNDLNGQLKTLTGYDADTKTGGILLGDTTAQGIQAQLRSQLSQAIPGLKGNLNNLSQVGIAFQKDGTLSLDSAKLQKAITNNFNDIAGLFAVVGNSSDSLIKFNSSTLNTKAGDYPVSITTLATQGSLKGSKTPPLPATTVIDADTKWVVTLNDGKVSSPANSASVIIPAGSYTPEQLATLVQSAINGTSKFSDAGTAVSATFKDGGLEIVSNRYGSKSNISIANDSGTTVATIFGGTAPTKVDGVDVAGTIGGYSATGDGQILTGSPGAPIDGMQLEVTGTTTGSRGTISFSQGYAYQMNNLASSFIGAKGSLSGRVTGLNNSIKTIADQKDAFSKRLVDIEARYRKQYTGLDTMIASMNTTSTFLAQQLAAIAANR, encoded by the coding sequence GTGGGCATTTCTTCGCCGGGTATCGGTTCCAATCTTCCTGTGAACGACTTGATTTCCAAATTGATGGCGGTCGAGTCGGCTCCTTTGACTTCAATGGATAAAAAGAGCGCCAATATCAGCAACAAGATATCGGCCTATGGCAAGCTGTCGGGCGCCATCAGCACCTTCCAGTCGTCATTGACCAGCCTCAGTTCGCTGTCCAGTTTCCAGTCGCTGACCAGTACCTCGTCCGATACCTCGGTGATGGTCGGCTCCGCCACCGGCAAGGCCAAGGCCGGCACCTACCGGGTCAACATCAGCCAGGTGGCGCAATCGCAATCGCTGGCGTCCACCGGCCACAAGAACTCGACCTCGGCGATCGGCCTGGGCGCCACCACCACCGTATCATTTCAGCTCGGTAACACCACCGGCGGCAGCTTCGGCCTGAACGGCACCGCGCTGGGCGCCGGCATGCGCACCGGCGGCGTCACGCCGGGCGCGCTGTCGATCAACAATACCGTGATCCCGACCGACAGCAGCATCAAGAGCGCCAAATTGCTGGCCGATGCGATCAACTCGAAAAGCGCCACCACCGGCGTGTCGGCCAAGGCCGCGCCGACGACCACCAGCGCCACGCTGTTCGGCTCGGGCGGCGCATCCAACTTCGGCAAGATCGACACCAGCGGCGGCGGCACCTACAGCCTGATGGTCGGCGGCGTGCGCATCGCCGGCCAGGCCGCCGGCGTCGGCTCGGCGGACGCCGGCAGCCTGAGTGCGGCCGGCATCGACGCGGCGCTGGCCAGCGACAGCGTGCAAAACGCGCTGGCCGAGGCCAACCTGAGTTTCACCGGCTCGGCCGCCAATGGAACCTTGCAATTTACTAACAAGGACGGCTCCAACGTGGCCGTCAGCGAAAGCGTCACCGGCGCCGTCAGCGGCGGTATCGACCATGCCGTCGGCGCCGCCAACACCGGCTCCACCACCACCGCGATGAGCTCGATTTCGCTGGTGTCCAACGACGGCCGCCAAATCTCGGTGGGCGGCACCGATCCGGGCGCCGTCGGCTTAACCAAAGGCAATGGCGGCGCTTACCAGGGCGCCACGTTTACGCAGGACGGCAAGCAGTTGAGCGGCAGCGTCACCATCGACGGCACCAACAATTCGCTGCAAGGCATCGCCGACGCCATCAACAAGGGCAATTTCGGCGTCACCGCCAGCATTGTTTCCGACGGTAGCGAGAATCCATCGCACCTGGTGCTGACCTCGACCTCCACCGGCGCCAGTTCGAGCATGAAAATTTCGCTCAGCGGCAAGAACGGCCAGCCGCCCGACGCGGCGCTGGTCAGCCTGCTCAGCTACGATCCGTCCGGTGTCCAGAACCTGAGCCAGAAGACCGCCGCGCAAAACACCCTGGCCGACGTCAACGGCATCGCGGTCAGCAGCACCACCACCACGGTGGCCGGCGCGATCGAAGGAGTCTCGCTGACCGTCGGCAGCACCGGCAGCGCCAGCCTGGTCGTGGCCAAGGACACCACCGCGGTGACCACCTCGATCACCGCCTTTGTCAAGGCGTTCAACGATCTGAACGGCCAGTTGAAGACACTGACCGGCTACGACGCCGACACCAAGACCGGCGGCATCTTGCTCGGCGACACGACCGCACAAGGCATCCAGGCCCAGTTGCGTTCGCAACTGTCGCAGGCGATTCCCGGCTTGAAAGGAAATTTGAACAACCTGAGCCAGGTCGGTATCGCCTTTCAGAAGGACGGTACGCTGTCGCTCGATTCGGCCAAGCTGCAAAAAGCCATCACCAATAACTTCAACGATATCGCCGGCCTGTTCGCGGTGGTCGGCAATAGTAGCGACAGCTTGATCAAGTTCAATAGTTCCACCTTGAATACCAAGGCGGGCGATTACCCGGTCTCGATCACCACGCTGGCCACCCAGGGCAGCCTGAAGGGCAGCAAGACGCCGCCGCTGCCGGCCACCACCGTGATCGACGCCGACACCAAGTGGGTCGTCACATTGAACGATGGCAAGGTCAGCTCGCCGGCCAACAGCGCCAGCGTGATCATTCCAGCCGGCAGCTATACACCGGAACAGCTGGCCACGCTGGTGCAATCGGCGATCAACGGCACCAGCAAGTTTTCCGACGCCGGCACCGCCGTCAGCGCCACCTTCAAGGATGGTGGCCTGGAAATCGTGTCGAACCGCTATGGTTCCAAATCGAATATCTCGATCGCCAACGACAGCGGCACCACCGTTGCCACCATTTTCGGCGGCACCGCGCCGACCAAGGTCGACGGGGTCGACGTGGCCGGCACCATCGGCGGCTATTCCGCCACCGGCGACGGACAGATCCTGACCGGCTCGCCGGGCGCGCCGATCGACGGCATGCAACTGGAAGTGACCGGCACCACCACCGGTTCGCGCGGCACGATCAGCTTTTCGCAAGGTTACGCCTACCAGATGAACAACCTGGCATCCAGCTTCATCGGCGCCAAGGGCAGCTTGTCCGGCCGGGTCACCGGTTTGAACAACAGTATCAAAACAATTGCCGATCAGAAAGATGCCTTCAGCAAAAGGCTGGTCGATATCGAAGCGCGCTACCGCAAGCAATACACCGGCCTCGATACCATGATCGCCAGCATGAACACCACCAGCACCTTCCTCGCCCAGCAACTTGCCGCGATCGCTGCAAACCGTTAA